Proteins encoded in a region of the Paracholeplasma manati genome:
- a CDS encoding RNA polymerase sigma factor, whose amino-acid sequence METIRLVEGIRRRSESAFREVYDNYFKLLKHIIYKMVRNHEIADDLVQETFMKMYERIHTYTVDTNFKFWLIQIARNTTLDYLRKEQKQLNITVNEEAVGDYIDDHQPDNYEHLYKKIENIVTKDEYEIVILRIFHGLKFHEIASMLDITTAVATNKYSRAIKKLKKELREEDLHE is encoded by the coding sequence ATGGAAACAATCAGACTGGTTGAGGGAATCCGTAGAAGGAGCGAGTCTGCATTTAGAGAGGTTTACGACAATTACTTTAAGTTATTGAAACACATCATCTACAAAATGGTTAGAAACCATGAGATTGCAGATGATCTGGTACAAGAAACATTCATGAAAATGTACGAGCGTATACACACGTACACAGTGGACACCAACTTTAAGTTTTGGTTAATTCAAATTGCAAGAAACACGACTTTAGATTACCTCAGAAAAGAACAAAAACAACTCAACATCACGGTGAATGAAGAAGCTGTCGGGGATTACATCGACGATCATCAACCCGATAACTACGAACATCTTTATAAAAAGATAGAGAACATCGTGACCAAAGACGAATATGAAATCGTCATTTTAAGAATCTTTCATGGATTGAAGTTTCACGAAATCGCGTCCATGTTGGATATAACCACTGCGGTGGCAACAAACAAGTACTCAAGAGCAATAAAGAAGTTAAAGAAAGAACTTCGTGAGGAGGATTTACATGAGTAA
- a CDS encoding CorA family divalent cation transporter, whose translation MKFKDYFTPKSMIYTGEHTNIQTTIKHYQYNSKELIITNDFTKLDGFKHYIQVIGLTEVDRIMALKELFPIEPLILEDVFNVTQRIKIDDRKEYIFAVFHVNYYKETIKEEYMSLLFFKDTIITFHEREPECLEALYPLFESYSELRERGTDFLFYQILDIITDRHIDLMEYNQLLTEQIEEEILEYKSVDQEEFYQMRKSLLKLKSNVTPILNQIDKILSSQKGYISAEQLPYFDDLKDHLSRLDERLNEARELMRHLLDLHINNQSNKMNEIMKTLTLFSAIFIPLSFLTGFFGMNFVHFDVLSYEHAVLIFVLACFLLAAGMIYLFKRMNWFK comes from the coding sequence ATGAAATTTAAAGACTATTTCACCCCAAAGTCGATGATTTATACGGGTGAACATACCAATATTCAAACCACCATCAAACATTATCAATACAATTCAAAAGAACTGATTATTACCAATGATTTTACTAAATTAGATGGATTCAAACATTATATCCAAGTCATCGGTTTAACTGAAGTGGATCGAATCATGGCTTTAAAAGAGTTATTCCCCATTGAACCGCTCATTTTGGAAGACGTATTCAATGTAACTCAAAGAATTAAAATCGATGATCGTAAGGAATACATCTTCGCTGTATTTCATGTGAACTATTATAAAGAAACGATTAAAGAAGAATACATGAGCTTATTGTTCTTTAAAGATACCATCATCACGTTCCATGAAAGAGAACCTGAATGCCTAGAAGCACTTTATCCACTATTTGAGAGTTATTCTGAACTCAGAGAACGTGGAACAGATTTCCTATTTTATCAAATACTAGACATCATTACCGATAGACACATCGATTTGATGGAGTACAATCAACTCCTCACAGAACAAATCGAAGAAGAAATCCTTGAATATAAGTCAGTTGACCAAGAAGAGTTCTATCAGATGCGAAAGTCGTTACTTAAACTCAAGAGTAATGTCACCCCAATCCTAAACCAAATTGATAAGATATTATCTAGTCAAAAAGGGTATATATCTGCTGAGCAACTACCCTACTTTGATGACTTGAAAGACCACTTATCTCGCTTGGATGAACGCCTCAATGAAGCCAGAGAACTCATGCGTCACTTATTGGATTTACACATCAACAACCAATCAAACAAGATGAATGAAATCATGAAGACACTGACCTTGTTTTCAGCCATCTTTATCCCGTTATCCTTTCTAACAGGATTCTTCGGGATGAACTTTGTCCATTTCGATGTCCTTAGTTATGAGCATGCAGTACTGATTTTTGTCCTGGCTTGTTTCTTGTTAGCGGCTGGCATGATCTATTTATTCAAACGAATGAACTGGTTCAAATAA
- a CDS encoding RNA polymerase sigma factor has product MHISGKLIRDMKHGSEKAFTTIYEHYHKLIYYIVFQYVKDVEVAKDLTQDAFIKMYNEVRKNDEPIHFHPWFIALTKNIVFDYFRQNKLNRVDKNSEKTLAEFPDPSYQASPGSISFQSLTPLEKQVIDYKIIFKQTFKEIADTMGLSLSVVTKIYYEALNKLRLDMEDKSI; this is encoded by the coding sequence GTGCACATTTCCGGTAAACTCATACGGGATATGAAACATGGTAGTGAAAAAGCCTTCACCACCATTTATGAACACTATCATAAATTGATTTACTACATCGTTTTCCAATACGTTAAAGACGTTGAGGTTGCGAAAGATTTAACCCAAGATGCATTCATCAAAATGTACAATGAAGTGAGAAAAAACGACGAACCTATCCATTTTCACCCTTGGTTTATCGCTTTAACGAAAAACATCGTTTTTGATTATTTTCGTCAAAACAAACTAAATCGAGTGGACAAAAACAGTGAGAAAACTTTAGCAGAATTCCCCGATCCTAGCTATCAAGCCTCCCCCGGCTCCATATCTTTTCAATCTCTAACACCCTTAGAGAAACAGGTCATCGATTACAAAATCATCTTCAAACAAACATTTAAAGAGATTGCAGACACCATGGGTTTATCCTTAAGTGTAGTCACAAAAATTTATTATGAAGCGCTCAACAAACTCAGACTTGACATGGAGGATAAGTCGATATGA
- a CDS encoding ABC transporter ATP-binding protein: MEKKPLIQLVDLVKTYDNENVVNGINLTIYENEFVTLLGPSGCGKTTTLRMLGGFVKPDSGVIAIEGKDFSEIPAFARPINTVFQRYALFPHLNVINNVAFGLHHRPLSFLTEFYKRRIEKVSPDGSLLKNKGLLKKTIDDFIMKDAKEMLALVKLSGYDTRKIDQLSGGQQQRVALARALINRPKILLLDEPLAALDLKLRQNMQYELKEMQRNLGITFIFVTHDQEEAMTMSDRIVVMRNGNIEQLGTPKSIYNEPINQYVAHFIGETNIFDGEITGKQEVTFLNTKFKYIGYENFKVGSKVDVVIRPEDWDVVPAEKASIEGQVTFSLFKGVHNELVVRAEDHDILVNDYEFFEVGSKIGLKVDPYEIHLMGKENE; this comes from the coding sequence TTGGAAAAGAAACCTTTAATTCAATTAGTTGATCTTGTAAAAACCTATGACAATGAAAACGTCGTGAATGGCATTAATTTGACCATTTATGAAAATGAGTTCGTGACATTGTTAGGTCCATCCGGTTGTGGGAAGACCACAACACTCAGAATGCTCGGTGGGTTCGTTAAACCTGACAGTGGTGTTATCGCAATTGAAGGTAAAGACTTCAGCGAAATCCCTGCGTTTGCGAGACCAATCAACACCGTGTTTCAACGCTATGCGTTATTCCCGCATTTGAACGTTATCAATAACGTCGCATTTGGTCTACACCATAGACCACTATCGTTCTTAACTGAGTTTTACAAACGTCGTATCGAAAAAGTCAGTCCAGATGGGTCTCTATTAAAGAACAAAGGTTTACTCAAAAAGACCATTGATGACTTCATCATGAAAGATGCGAAAGAGATGTTGGCTTTGGTCAAATTGTCTGGGTATGACACCCGCAAGATTGATCAACTCTCTGGTGGTCAACAACAACGTGTCGCTCTTGCACGCGCATTAATCAATCGTCCAAAGATTCTACTGCTTGACGAACCGCTAGCCGCTTTAGACTTGAAGTTACGTCAAAACATGCAATATGAATTGAAGGAAATGCAACGAAACCTTGGAATCACCTTCATCTTCGTCACCCATGACCAGGAAGAGGCGATGACGATGTCAGACCGTATCGTGGTCATGCGCAATGGTAATATTGAACAACTCGGTACACCAAAATCCATTTATAATGAACCAATCAACCAATACGTCGCACACTTCATCGGTGAAACCAACATCTTTGATGGTGAAATCACTGGCAAACAAGAAGTCACTTTCTTAAATACGAAGTTCAAATACATCGGTTATGAAAACTTTAAGGTGGGTTCTAAAGTCGATGTTGTCATTCGTCCTGAAGACTGGGATGTTGTCCCTGCTGAAAAAGCATCGATTGAAGGCCAAGTGACCTTTAGTTTATTCAAAGGTGTCCACAACGAACTGGTGGTACGTGCTGAAGAC
- a CDS encoding HD domain-containing phosphohydrolase, which translates to MKVLVAESNQKHRDLLVQYLEEEQIQVLTAADGQKALEVWSNEDPKIIIMDINMPDMDGFSIIEEIRRRELDHTYIIVATEHEEVILGRSFDVGADDFISVPIRKTELIYRIKASEKVISNQENQTVIYALAQLTETRDIETGRHLERIGMYTKVIATELKNHPIYKEHVTSQFINHLTLSSVLHDIGKVGIEDAVLRKKGIYTDEERKTMQAHTIIGASTIDKVADKYPFMGFLKMASEIARYHHEKWDGTGYPEGLKGEDIPLSARIVAIADVFDALISERYYKPKYSFEESKRIILESSGKHFDPVIVEAFLKHEAEFYAIAHLD; encoded by the coding sequence ATGAAGGTATTAGTTGCTGAAAGTAATCAGAAACATAGAGACTTACTCGTTCAGTATTTAGAAGAAGAACAAATCCAAGTATTAACAGCAGCCGATGGCCAAAAAGCCCTCGAAGTATGGTCCAATGAAGATCCAAAGATCATCATTATGGACATCAACATGCCCGATATGGATGGTTTCTCTATCATCGAAGAAATTCGTAGACGTGAATTAGACCATACCTATATCATTGTTGCAACCGAACATGAAGAAGTCATTTTAGGTAGAAGTTTTGATGTCGGTGCCGATGATTTCATCTCTGTACCGATTCGTAAGACCGAACTCATCTATCGTATCAAAGCGAGTGAAAAAGTCATCTCTAATCAAGAAAATCAAACCGTGATTTATGCGCTTGCACAACTCACGGAAACCAGAGACATTGAAACTGGTAGACACCTCGAACGCATTGGTATGTATACCAAGGTTATCGCAACCGAACTTAAGAATCATCCGATTTATAAGGAACATGTCACCTCGCAATTCATCAACCATTTAACGTTATCCTCGGTATTGCATGATATTGGTAAAGTCGGTATTGAAGATGCTGTATTACGTAAAAAAGGTATTTATACCGATGAAGAACGTAAAACCATGCAAGCCCATACCATCATTGGTGCGAGCACCATCGATAAAGTGGCGGATAAATACCCATTCATGGGCTTCCTTAAAATGGCCTCAGAAATTGCGCGCTATCACCATGAAAAATGGGACGGCACTGGTTATCCAGAAGGTTTAAAAGGCGAAGATATCCCATTATCCGCTAGAATCGTTGCGATTGCTGACGTGTTCGATGCGTTGATTTCTGAACGTTATTACAAACCAAAATACAGTTTTGAAGAATCTAAACGCATCATCCTAGAATCCTCAGGTAAGCACTTCGACCCAGTGATTGTCGAAGCCTTCCTCAAACATGAAGCAGAATTTTATGCGATTGCTCATTTGGATTAA
- a CDS encoding S8 family peptidase, with amino-acid sequence MKKLLLTTIIVLGMTFSLMVNMKNSVVVLGSNNQEEPKDKIVFEGFNLNQSASTDEIQEEVSENGSDIVTVQVQFDYEFASDIRNRISRRTNIDLFIAEQRKQMKDFHLKMNSYLIQELGLEGYENVYPSSYAPFVDFYFEKDVFIQNSEEIVGEIIDDENVSLAYIQNSEEYTDTNIYTAINTIGAYEALVSNEVSGDGVTIGVLENSGIVERKHPNLVGSNLTVRDEWWFSETISSHATMVASVIGGNTGIARDSRLLSVQLVSSPKEEIDWMLDRGVNIINLSWGDLDSTGVYSSQSAYMDYIVRTTFVTIVAAAGNNGTTSKFITNPGLGYNVITVGASNSTGNYRDDYSSYLKQIGPSKPNIVAPSGFTVPNITTILSGTSFAAPIVTGSIALIMESNPELKVYPEKVMALVASSAKMMSMHPTIGIEGYNEEVGAGLFDYKKTVENIPTTFGYINSTGVSGIYKQVYLYVEYGQSVKASVAWLLNSNNTTTIKLTDYDLRLFDPTGRPVASATSSHNNIEVVQYTAHMPGYYRLQIIQNGALANGSDWVSLSYSIR; translated from the coding sequence ATGAAAAAATTATTATTAACAACCATAATTGTGCTAGGTATGACCTTCTCGTTAATGGTGAATATGAAGAATTCTGTGGTTGTTCTTGGGTCTAACAACCAAGAAGAACCAAAAGATAAAATCGTGTTTGAAGGCTTTAATTTAAACCAATCTGCTTCAACCGATGAGATTCAAGAAGAAGTATCCGAAAATGGTAGCGACATCGTTACTGTTCAAGTTCAATTTGACTATGAATTCGCTAGTGATATTAGAAATAGAATCAGCAGACGTACAAATATCGACTTATTCATTGCTGAACAAAGAAAACAAATGAAAGATTTTCATTTGAAGATGAATAGTTATTTAATCCAAGAACTTGGATTAGAAGGATATGAAAATGTATACCCATCATCATACGCACCTTTTGTTGATTTCTATTTTGAAAAGGATGTCTTTATTCAAAATTCTGAAGAAATTGTTGGTGAAATTATTGATGATGAAAATGTTTCTTTAGCTTATATACAAAATTCAGAAGAGTATACTGATACAAATATTTATACGGCTATTAACACTATTGGTGCATATGAAGCACTTGTTTCAAATGAAGTTAGTGGTGATGGTGTTACTATTGGTGTACTCGAAAATTCAGGTATCGTTGAAAGAAAACATCCTAATCTTGTTGGGTCGAATTTAACCGTTAGAGACGAATGGTGGTTTAGTGAAACCATTTCATCTCACGCAACGATGGTTGCTTCAGTGATTGGTGGCAATACAGGAATTGCAAGAGATTCAAGATTATTGAGCGTTCAACTAGTTTCTAGCCCAAAAGAGGAAATTGATTGGATGTTGGATCGTGGTGTAAATATTATAAACTTAAGCTGGGGAGATTTAGATTCAACTGGCGTATATTCAAGCCAATCAGCCTACATGGATTATATTGTTAGAACTACATTTGTTACTATAGTTGCAGCTGCAGGTAATAATGGCACTACATCTAAATTTATTACAAATCCAGGTCTAGGATATAACGTCATAACTGTAGGTGCAAGTAATTCAACAGGTAATTACCGTGATGATTACTCATCGTATTTAAAACAAATCGGACCCTCAAAACCGAACATTGTTGCACCATCAGGATTCACCGTACCCAATATAACGACTATTCTTTCTGGAACCAGTTTTGCTGCTCCAATTGTAACAGGATCGATTGCACTTATAATGGAATCAAATCCTGAATTAAAAGTATATCCAGAAAAGGTTATGGCATTAGTCGCATCTTCGGCGAAAATGATGTCAATGCATCCTACGATTGGTATTGAGGGATACAACGAAGAAGTAGGTGCAGGGTTATTTGATTATAAGAAAACTGTAGAAAACATACCTACAACATTTGGTTACATTAATTCTACAGGTGTGTCTGGCATTTATAAACAAGTTTACCTATACGTAGAATATGGACAAAGTGTAAAAGCATCAGTAGCTTGGTTACTTAATTCCAATAATACTACAACCATTAAATTAACCGACTATGATCTAAGATTATTTGATCCAACCGGTAGACCTGTTGCATCCGCAACCTCAAGTCATAACAACATTGAAGTCGTACAATATACCGCGCATATGCCTGGTTATTACAGATTACAAATCATCCAAAACGGTGCGCTAGCGAACGGTTCCGATTGGGTATCCTTATCATACAGTATTCGATAA